GGGGTGACACGTTCCGCACGTACACCAACGTTCTGGCGTAATCGGGACGGTAGTCCAAACGCACGGCGAAACTCGGTTCCTCCAGAATGTAGTCATCAACCTGACGAATGAAACCAAATATGCGCCCGTGTTTCGTCATGTGTTTGGCGAAACGGTCGTCATCTTTGCACTGTAACCAGACTTGGTAGAGCTTCCAAAGCTAGATCCAGGGCTCTCTCATACCCTTCGGTAATATCATCACTCCCAATCGAAGCAGCTCTTAAGCGGCCTCCAGCAACGCCCCGCAAAACACCACCACGAAGATGGAAAACATCTCCCATTTGGGCTTCCTGCATCTGGCTGACCTGGATCATCAGTTTGGCTGCCGGATGTTCGACATCCCTGATGGTGCCCGCATAGGAAGTGACGAACTGCTTCTCGATGTGATTGAtgatcattttgttcattccgaGCGCAACTTACAGGCGTATATGTTCCGGTATACTGCTCCTCTCGGCCTGAATAAGCCTACGGGAAAAAACACTCACGTGAGTCATCGCCATCCGTCCGGAAAAAATAACCAATTCGGACTCGAATCCACCTTCGGATCCAGCAATTTATACTTACACGAGCGCCTTCCTTTAACATGGAAGCAAATCCAAGTGCTTTCGGGACGTGAAGGGCCATTTTCTAATCATGAGCTCCTGCTCAGCTTGCTTTGGGATTCGTCAAAAATTAGTTGCTTGCGCTTCATTGCTAGTGTGGAGGCTTGCATTGTCGGGGTTTGCACGCCTCGCTCGCTGTTTCCCATCTAATTTTGGTTGCTCTTTACATCAACTTTGACGACGCCGATCCTTTTGATAGACTGGAAAACTCAGGTCATCTTCCTATCCGAGTTCCAGCGGAACCAGATTCACCAGCGGTGGCATTCTTGTTCCGAGTAATCGCACTTAACTCACCCGCCGCTACACGCTTTCTCGTGTTGAAATACGCAGCAACTGTCTACTGAGAAATGTTTGCTATTTAAAATCTAAACATTTAAAAACTAAAACTGCCACACAATTTGAAGGCAAAAGAAATTGATGGAATATGTTGATggacagaaaacagaaaaaaacgtAAATAAAACGTATTTTGGATTGAGGTTAAGATTCTGTCAATACTGACAGCAAAAAAGTCTACACTTACCAAAacactttcaaataaatttaccgaaaagtgagtaaaatacactagcgcctctggcgGTGCTGGTCTCGTGAGCTCATCTGGGGTTGCATGAATTTTTAATCGGTTCTTCGGGACAATCacgtcccggttattagttcctggttAAAGAATACTACTATTCCTGCTACGATTGCCATGAGATTTAGGTTTTTTCAGTTCATTATAGAATAATTGAGCACAAAACAAGTGTtaatatccagctttccacgctcggtaatggcggcttgtcggtgtgtaaaaataaaagatattttagttactagataaagattgtcgctgtcgtcgctgtccggaacatcttttgctggcgaggataggggagctaaatgtcaaagaaggaaaatccatacgatttgacaggtatgtaccacacatgtttcggacagcagaacaaacagcagaaccgaagcgacaatctttatctacacTGTTGCTTTCAATTACCGAAGTCGGTAAATTTTTACTGAGTTTTTGAACAGCTGACTAAAGTCGGTAGTTTTCCGTTACTGAAAAACTCGGCAACTCGAAATGATTATAAAGTGTCAAAAAGTGCCGATCAATTCAGTAATTGTTTTACTGATTATTTCGGTAaactttttgtttactttttgatTGCTGAGTTTTTCAGTAAAAATTAGGGTACAAAAATAGGaaactaaaatattattttttttaaatccaaacTTCTTCTCGAATTTCTTATAGAAAGAGatgagaaaacaataaaatcatGTCCCTATCACTTAACGTTGCCGTCGTTAAGTTAATGATGTATAGTGTTCACGTGAAATTATGGTTGTTATTGGCCCCAATCAGTAGCCCCGGGTTATGGCTCAACTCCCCACAACAAAACTCCTTGatgttttttgacgtaaactacgtctaaggggaagactcggatacagggtgtaaaatgaaaatttcaaaattaggaagcgtcacgaaatcatgtaagatttgtaacattaataggtcttttatctttcgatggatttcaaagatttatatatcaatagattcacaaactctccaccaatttgccaataGTATTTAAACTATTGATTaacaacgctaaactattgaaaattttagttctttcatgcatcatgcaacccctatacagcgcgttccaatccttggtaattgcctacttttaagcgggaaacgcaatggagtgcggcaacggaacggcaacggaaggctgcggcagctgtcaattTTAAATACACGGCAGTATATGGGACAACACGCAATGGTGCGGAACGGCAAATGCGGAATGTACTAAAACcgcattttttttgaaaattttcaaaaaatgcggCAGCGGCAATGCGGAAAGGTTTGGTATACATACAATTTGaagtgaaagattttgaaaAGGGAATACCTGAGTACCTATTAAACATATTTATCACATTACAGAACAGAAAAATAGAAGGTTTTTGAataaaagggagaaaaaagcatgatatttttgaaaataaacataacTGAACGACGGAACAAATGTAGTATACAAAATACTAGCAAAGCAAAAGTTTATAGGTATGATGGCCAACATACCGATGTAAGATGGGtgctatatttaaaaaaaactaatatggCTAAAAGGCCTATATAAAATCCGTAAGAATATTTGAATTAAACTCCTAAGTAAATATATACATTGCGCCATATGGAGTCTTTTTCATGTGAACGGAAATTTATGTGAAGTAAATTGTGAAATTAGCTCTTCTTAAAAGCGAATAGCAcgaataatttatttaattttaattaatttaatttaaaacctAAAACTAAACACTTTATATTTACAATAATACAATCGATGAAAAGAACGTTGTCAAAAATAATCTGtccttttgaaaatgtaaataatcCCTTTTAATCAaaaaacccttttgaaaagttaatcaaGAAATGCAAATCATCAGAAAAGTCAGAAAACGAAAAAACTAAAAAAGTGCAGTTGTCAACAAGTCAAaattcaaacgaaaaaaatggagaattcaagtggttcggaaagTGATGGGTATAACAACGAATCAAATGTAAATTACGTGATAATTAACACGATAAAAAAGTTCCCGGTACTTTATGCGAAAGGCAGCAAACTTTACCGCAATGTTCAAGAAAAACAGCGCGCTTGGTCCTCAGTTGCCAAGAAGTTGGAGATGCCGGGTATGGTTTTAAACGAATTTCAACATATCCTATGTTATgtatgttatttatttattacagaAAAAAACGTCAAAACCAAATGGCGAAACCTACGTGACAGGTACGTAAAAGAATTGAGAAAAGTTAAACAAACTGGTACATCTGGTGCTGGTACGGAAGACGTGTACAAATCGAAATGGTTTTTATTTGAAGAACTGGAATTCCTCGCAGCTCATAGCGAAAACCGACCGTGAGTATTTCATTTTaaatagaatactaaatctAATACCAATACgcagtgattcaaattgttGAAGATAAGTCTGAATCATGCGTTTTCCCAGCAGCTGctttagattcattttttaaaacagttttgattcaaaagcttaaaactgttataccgctcagttctattttctgcagatttgaaatACGAATTAATCACGAGAATTGTTTTAATGAATGAATGTCTCATTCTATGTACGGAACAATCCACTTTGCGTTTACGGCGCCTTCCTTAGCAGCAATATAATTATTTCAATTAGTggtaaaaaattcaaatatgaatagaacactgctggggaaaccaatGAGTTTGTTTTACATTGCCTCAGCTTCGTACTAAGAGAGTGTTAAAAAATTTGCAACGAATCTGAATCACTACTGGTTCCACTCTGAGCTTATTCAGACTACAAGCGTTATCCCTGGATAAAGAGCACCTTAATGCTTTATCCAGCTCCGATGTTTGTTGGGATGATGTCacgaaatatatatatatatattagattTCTTATATTTGATATGCTACCCGCAACAATTGATTCACGCTTATGATTACATATACTAAATATAAActgtaatcattaatcatttacCTTAGATACTACAACCAGTTACAAAACTATTAATAAGGCCACTTTTTTATGTTATCAAACAATAAAGCTTGTAATCTGAACAAATATTAAATACTTCGGGCTTTAGTAATTTAATACCTTAAGATTACAATGCGTATAATTCtatctttgttttttatatatatttacaTCAGCACCACTGGCAACTATGAACCGACCTCGCTACCCGCTGATGAGCTTTCTCAAGCATCTCAAGTATATACAGTGGAGGAATACACTCAAGAGGCAAGTCAGGACGAAAACGTACTTGATGATCTGGATATGAACGACAGTGGAAGAACCGAGGGAAGAACTCCCATAGTTCATAGATCGGGCGAAAAATCTtcaaagaaacggaaaaccgcAGACCTCATCGATGACAAAATTGATCAGATCTTAACAAAAGCAGAAGCAGCTTTGTCAGGAAACACTTCTCGGTATGCTACATTCTGTTCTTATTTAACAGAACGTATGGAAATGCTACCTATATCGGTGGCTCGTGATTTGGAAATTGAATTTACTTGTCGTGTAAATTCTCTCTTAAGTTTGTACGAAGAGTAAACTTGAATGCTGAATACTCAGAATGACCACTGTGGATTCCAAGAAGAttcgattagtgagaaaatcttgcaCATCGGTCATCTTCAACAATTAAAGCGCTACAAAAGAACAACTCATTTTATGTgtaaattttaataataatgtttGTTTTATATTTGCCCAGAGTTCTTTTGGACTAACgataataattattagaaaAATAGTCATGTACACAGTAGTTGGACTGGGAACAGAAAAGGtaagaataaaaatattgaaacattCAATTCAAAAATGATATTCCGAaaccgaaagaaaaaaaagaatatgCTACTTTTCGACTATAATACAAGATGCAAATCGAAAAGAAGTGATTTACAGTTTTCAGTGTCTTGTATATAAGTAGGGAAGGATGGGGCAAAATGGACCACCTAAGGAAAATTTATCTTGCAGTCAATACATTTTaatataaaattttaccatggatatataaaaatagctcataaaCTGTATGTTAAGGGTGTTAGTTAATAATGTTTTTCAGTTAATCAAAAAATGCCGcggtaagatgggtcaaacaACGGCGCAATATGGGACATCTTTGGATTCTGCAACTAATGCTGTATTTATTCGCAAGATTGAATTATACATAGATCAATAAGTTTATTACCAAtaatattattgaataaaaCAAGGTATTTGGGACTTTCGTTGAATAAATAGCATCACAttttaaaaatctatttttctATGAAAAGCAACAGTTTGGATATCATATTcttgaaaacaaacaaatttttatttatcagatcaATACTATTATGCTCGCATCTAGCCTAAAAATGATTAAATCTGGAACGAAAACTATTTATTCAATACAAATGATACCATTTCATTCATCTTGCCCCACCTAACCCTATGTTCAAACACAATGCAGAAATAATTCTTATTCTTAGTTTATCTTAGTTTGACCTTTTGTATACTTAGGGGTCCTGCGCACCTAGAACGAATTTTCATCCTAACCGATTTCATATCGCATTAAATAACCTTTTGTCAGATTGGATTCTGGTCTACtacgccgccatgagcctctataatagcctattcagattatgcCATTTATTATATGTTACATAGTGACTTGATGTCAATActcatacattcaattttctttttgcACTTTAACACGTTTTAAAGCTtgcaatctgaataggctataagtcTGCCATTACTACGAAGTCCTGCGGATTCCGATGTAACGATCTAATGTTTCCCTCTATTAGCACTTCCTTTTCATGTAATAACTTATCCGGTCTTACTTTCGTTCCAGAAATTCAATATTCACTtatggcagcggttctcaacctttttcctgAGTGGTACACATTCAGCCCTTTGCATAGTATTAGGTATCCcctaaatttttttatgaacttgGAAGTTCACATGTGAAAAAGGTAAACACATTTCTCTTGGCACACAAAACagctttcaaaaataaatcgagAATTTATATACTTCGataaatcattttaaaaaaaccCGAAGCCTGTAGCCTTTTAATGCAACACCATGGTGGTGGCCGGGTTAGATTCTTGATTCGAATTCATAATTTGTCAACTATGATATCATGGCCAGGGTATAGCTCAGCATTATATATCcagttgtgagtattccatCTCGAATTATATTTAACAGGCATTGCATACCTCAGCAGCATATATCAACACAAAattctttaaatgaatgtaaATTGGTGGTAAACgccttctccaggaatttaaggaagttcgtccaggaactgctttgaaaattattccgagaatttctccgcaagtttctccaggaattcctatggaagttcctctagaaattcctacgGGAGGACCAAAGATTCCATCGAAAGGACATCCTGGAATAACAATGGAatcttctccaggaattcgttcggaagctgctccaaaaaatcctttgaatgttcagggttgttacgactacgcggatttcgcgattttcgcggatttcgcggttttcgcggatttggcgcggatttacataacgattttagggtttcgcgcggatttggcgcggatttagatTTAGgtggaaatttctaagaaaaaaatctaaggaagtttatttgaaaattagtttcatgtctttattttcaaatgttgttgagaacaaaTTAACGTTTCAAGgttattaacattatttttcggatatgTCTTAGTCCTTATTTAATGGCATGCATTACACTCTCAAGcattatttaaacaaatgttatgatgaGAGATACGCcatttgttgtcatttttaatccattctaaaaCACGATGCACACAAAGCATGTCTATCGAAGGACGTGAACACCCATTTTCGTCTTGTAAATTTCTTCGTAATTCCaagatatttgtcagtttctgatAGGCATATCATTCTTCAAAAgtcgtcaggaattctttcataatattggaacattttatatttcctttATAACATTTATCTAGTACGAATAAAggtttatacaacaattgaaaacataaaaatgttctGTAATTTAATGCAGATGCCTCATTTTAATAAGTTCTTCCGAAgaaggtttaaaaaaaatagaagatgattttcaaaagttatttctgggCTCTGGCGGGTTTTTTAACTCCGATGGTATTTTACAGGATTACCAACAGAAAACGAAGAAActtcctaaagtaatttccacAAGGACCCTATGATGATCCTTGTATAAATTCCTTGCAAATACATTTCCACAGCGTAAAGAGGGTTTTGCAGCATTAAAAACCCGAAAAAATATTAagacatttttggaggaattccctggaggGGTGACCGTAGGAATGActatagaaatttgaaaagaatgccgccttgaatttacaaaagagtTATAGCGATGATCACAAAAATTTCTTTGATAAGTGCTCAAAAACAGAACCAGGTGTTTTTCCGCAGGAAGTCACcaatcaatttctgcaagaatttctaaagcgatttccgtaggaattcatgaagggattTCTGCAAGTAAGCTCTGAAGATTTTCCGCAGATTATTTACTTACGacaaaattcccaaatgaattacaaaataatttcccaggggaatttttgtaagaatactcggaggaattccacagatgttctcggaaGATTTTCCACAGACGATTTGGAGCAACTTATGCACTTCAGCAGATCCAAGGCcagttggatttctgcaaacatttccatggaaatttccggaggatgacCCGCAGAAATTTCTGGGATGAATGTGCACGAAAGAtgaatttctacaggagttatcggagtttttaaatgaaattccagtAAGAAATTTCTGCATGAACTTTTAGAAAAGCTTGTTACAAGAATCGAAGGAGAAATAACGGACTAATTTCTGTTGGAGTTTAGGGCAAATTATTCTgccgtatttccaaagaaatttcttctgaaatttctaaaaatatttctcttgaattttgaagaaatttacgCTTGATTCTGACTTGAGCTTGAGAAACTATGTTAGATTTTGTAGTTTTTGTTTCTTAATATGagttcaaatatttgttttacagaagttttgttCAAAAAACGGAGCATCATTGTCTTATCCCTAATATCTAAACAGTAGTAATCAAAAACTACAACAAAGCTTAAAAAAAATACGGTTTTGGCAAATTTTTGAATATTCGCCACGTTTATCTTTaatcaattatgatcaaatctggCCTTAACATTCATTTGTAATCAACGTACCTTGTGCCGAATTTTATAAAGATCCATCAACAAAAAAACCCTGATAGTAAcggaacaaaacatgccaaagccATCATCTAATCCAAAAAGCGGGACAAATAGTTTTgactgtttagttcttgttccctcagattcagtacttctagt
The nucleotide sequence above comes from Armigeres subalbatus isolate Guangzhou_Male chromosome 3, GZ_Asu_2, whole genome shotgun sequence. Encoded proteins:
- the LOC134219882 gene encoding uncharacterized protein LOC134219882, with the protein product MRQRQCGKKSQKTKKLKKCSCQQVKIQTKKMENSSGSESDGYNNESNVNYVIINTIKKFPVLYAKGSKLYRNVQEKQRAWSSVAKKLEMPEKNVKTKWRNLRDRYVKELRKVKQTGTSGAGTEDVYKSKWFLFEELEFLAAHSENRPTTGNYEPTSLPADELSQASQVYTVEEYTQEASQDENVLDDLDMNDSGRTEGRTPIVHRSGEKSSKKRKTADLIDDKIDQILTKAEAALSGNTSRYATFCSYLTERMEMLPISVARDLEIEFTCRVNSLLSLYEE